The DNA window CCGACACCGGCAGCACCACCGCCACCGCCGCCGACCACGGCACGATGCGCAGCCCCACTCCCAGCGGCCCGGAGCCCGCCATGACATGGAAGTACTGCACGAGCAGGAACAGCGTGCCCGCCGTGGCCGCGAACAGGCACAGGTCGGCGACCTGCGCGGCGATGAACGCCCGGCCGTACAGCGCGCCCAGCGGCGTCTGCCACACCAGGATCGGCACCAGCGCCAGCAGCCCGGCCGCCAGCAGAGCCAGGGTCCTGATGTCCGCCCAGCCCGCGGACGCGGCCTGGTCCAACGCCGCGACCGGTCCGGCCACGGCGACCGTGATCAGGGCCAGTCCGAGCAGGTCGAACAGGTCCCGGGGCGGTCGCGCGCGATCGGTGGGGGCGCCGTCGTCGCCATCGGACCCGGACCCGGACCCGGACCCGGACTCGGACTCGGGCCGCGACCGAGCCGTCGGTCCGGGCTCAGGCGAAACCGCACGTCGGCCGCGCACCAGGACCACGGCGCACACCGCCGCGCCCGCGATCGCATCCCCCCAGAACACCCACCGCCAGCCGTGAACCGTCGCGGCGGCTCCCGCCAATAAGGGCCCGCAGACCAGCGCCGCACCGACCCCACCGGCCTGGAACCCGCCGCCGCCTGCGCCACTGCCACCCCCACCGGCACCGCCACCGCGGCCTCCCGAACCGGGCCCTGACTCGACCGGCCTCGGCGGCCCGGCCAGCGCCTCGAACGCCGCGGAGACCATCACCGCCGCGGCGATCCCCTGCACCGCCCGAGCCGCGATCAGCACCGGCGGTGCGGACACCAGCGCACAGCCGGCGGAGGCCAGGGCGAAAGCGGCGGATCCGGACGCGAGGGCCGCCCGGCTTCCGACCCGCCTGCTCCACACCGTGCCGGCGCCCACGGCCGCCGCGGCGGCGACGTCGAACGCGGCGGCGATCCCGACCAGCGCGGCGGCCGAGGCACGCAGCCGGGGACCGAGGAAGACCAGCACGGCTAAGCTGTTCCATGCCGCCAGGAATGTGGTCACCGTGCCCAGACCGGTGCCGCGCCAAGGGCTTGAGGCCATGTGTTTCCCACCTTCCGTCGCCGACCCGCGCCAGGAGAGTCAACCAGCGATTCCCGCCGAAAATCGGGTTCCCGGCCAGGATGAGCATTCTGAAAGAACATCGGAAACCGGTTTCGGGCACGCAGCCTGGGCGATTCGCACGTAACCGGCTCAACGTCGCGATGATCTCCGATCGCGCGACGATCTCGGCCCCGGTCTCGGCCCCGGTCTCGGCGTCGGTCTCGGCGTCGGTCCAGGCACTGGCCCAGACACCTATCCCGGCGCCACACGGCACGTACGAAGATGCCTGTGCCGACTCTCAGGTCCGATGCTCAACCTGCGTTGCACCCCCAGCCGTGAGAGAGCCGAGGACAGGCATGTCGCAGAACACGCAACAGACCGGCCTCCAGATCAACCCCCCGGAGGACCCCGACGCCGATCAGCAGCCCGCGGTGCGTGCGGAACGGCCGTGGTGGAAGCGGTACTACCCCTGGTACGCCGTCCTGGGCGGGACCGTGCTGTTCAACCTGCTCTACGCGTTCCCGCACTACTTCACCACGGACCCGAACGACTCCCGCGCGCAGCTCGACCCCGGCTTCCACCCGCACCTGGCGTTCCTGATCGCGCACGTCGCGACCGGCAACCTGGCGCTGGTGACGATGATGCTCCAGGTCTGGCCGTACCTGCGGCGCACGCACCCGAAAGTCCACCGCTGGGTCGGCCGGGTGTACGTGTTCGGCGCGGTGATCCCCACCACGCTCATCGTGCTGTTCGTGCTGATCCCGCACCGCGCCAACCAGGGCAGCACCGGCCTGGCCTGCGGCGCGGTCCTGTGGCTGGGCACCACGCTGTACGCGTGGCGCAAGGCCCGCCTGCGCCGCTACGCCGAGCACCGCCGCTGGATGATCTACAGCTTCTCGCTCGCGCTGTTCACGACCTACGGCCGCATCGTCTTCATGATGATCCTGCACTGGGGCCTGCAGGTGAACACCGAGATCCTGGTGGAGGGCACCAGCTGGGGCGCGTGGATCGTCAACCTGCTGGCCGCGCAGTGGTACCTGGAGTTCTCGGCCCGCCGGCGCGGCAAGAACCTGCCGGCCGGGCGGTTCAACCCGGCGACCGGGGCCATCCGGCAGTAGGCGCCGTCAGAGGCCTGCGACACCTGCCGCAGCCACTGCCCCTGCCCGCAGCCGCTGCCCTTGCCGCCGACGCGCCGTCCGCCCCGACGGCACGCCGGCGGCTTTT is part of the Catenulispora sp. EB89 genome and encodes:
- a CDS encoding DUF2306 domain-containing protein, giving the protein MSQNTQQTGLQINPPEDPDADQQPAVRAERPWWKRYYPWYAVLGGTVLFNLLYAFPHYFTTDPNDSRAQLDPGFHPHLAFLIAHVATGNLALVTMMLQVWPYLRRTHPKVHRWVGRVYVFGAVIPTTLIVLFVLIPHRANQGSTGLACGAVLWLGTTLYAWRKARLRRYAEHRRWMIYSFSLALFTTYGRIVFMMILHWGLQVNTEILVEGTSWGAWIVNLLAAQWYLEFSARRRGKNLPAGRFNPATGAIRQ
- a CDS encoding MFS transporter codes for the protein MASSPWRGTGLGTVTTFLAAWNSLAVLVFLGPRLRASAAALVGIAAAFDVAAAAAVGAGTVWSRRVGSRAALASGSAAFALASAGCALVSAPPVLIAARAVQGIAAAVMVSAAFEALAGPPRPVESGPGSGGRGGGAGGGGSGAGGGGFQAGGVGAALVCGPLLAGAAATVHGWRWVFWGDAIAGAAVCAVVLVRGRRAVSPEPGPTARSRPESESGSGSGSGSDGDDGAPTDRARPPRDLFDLLGLALITVAVAGPVAALDQAASAGWADIRTLALLAAGLLALVPILVWQTPLGALYGRAFIAAQVADLCLFAATAGTLFLLVQYFHVMAGSGPLGVGLRIVPWSAAVAVVLPVSASVDVGARGMRRLIAAGMALDAIGLLGLATGVRGRQTGWWLAVSLVVSGAGVGLAMPAARRAAVTVAGLRQPEGVVGGLGAVRWAGAALGIALLGAVLVARGGLGPGGFGSASASGAASASASASAVRGAAPAVATAALLAAVGAAAALMLPARDRPPMAPVFSRPDSGG